A genomic region of Alnus glutinosa chromosome 11, dhAlnGlut1.1, whole genome shotgun sequence contains the following coding sequences:
- the LOC133882273 gene encoding uncharacterized protein LOC133882273, with the protein MAQPSKEPCKKEACDIQACLSKNNFLSQKCLKVIELLQSCCEKCDYKSTHCASVSDLLKQKPK; encoded by the exons atggcaCAACCGAGCAAAGAGCCGTGCAAGAAAGAGGCATGCGACATCCAAGCCTGTCTCTCCAAGAACAACTTCCTCTCTCAGAA GTGCCTTAAAGTTATTGAATTGCTGCAGTCCTGCTGCGAGAAATGTGATTATAAGTCAACACACTGTGCATCTGTCTCTGACCTTTTGAAGCAAAAGCCCAAGTAA